The Meriones unguiculatus strain TT.TT164.6M chromosome 1, Bangor_MerUng_6.1, whole genome shotgun sequence genome has a segment encoding these proteins:
- the Loxl4 gene encoding lysyl oxidase homolog 4 isoform X1 produces the protein MMQPPLAAFSLFLLLLLGQAPSSRPQPAGTKKLRLVGPANRPGEGRLEVLHQGQWGTVCDDDFALQEATVACRQLGFESALTWAHSAKYGQGEGPIWLDNVRCLGTESSLDQCGSNGWGVSDCRHSEDVGVVCHPQRQRGYHSEKVSNALGPQGRRLEEVRLKPILASAKRHSPVAEGAVEVRYEGHWRQVCDQGWTMNNSRVVCGMLGFPSQVPVNSHYYRKVWNLKMKDPKSRLNSLTKKNSFWIHRVECLGTEPHLAKCQVQVAPGRGKLRPACPGGMHAVVSCVPGPRFHPQKPKPRHKESRAEQELKVRLRSGAQVGEGRVEVLMNRQWGTVCDHGWNLIAASVVCRQLGFGSAREALFGAQLGQGLGPIHLSEVRCRGYERTLGDCLALEGSQNGCQHVNDAAVRCNIPDMGFQNQVRLAGGRNPEEGVVEVLVEMNGVPRWGTVCSDHWGLTEAMVTCRQLGLGFANFAIKDTWYWQGTPEVKEVVMSGVRCSGTEMALQQCQRHGPVHCSHGSGRFSAGVACMNNAPDLVMNAQLVQETAYLEDRPLSMLYCAHEENCLSKSADYMDWPYGHRRLLRFSSQIYNLGRADFRPKAGRHSWIWHQCHRHYHSIEVFTHYDLLTLNGSKVAEGHKASFCLEDTNCPTGVQRQYACANFGEQGVAVGCWDTYRHDIDCQWVDITDVGPGDYIFQVVVNPTNDVAESDFSNNMMRCRCKYDGQRVWLHNCHTGDSYRPNAELSLEQEQRLRNNLI, from the exons ATGATGCAGCCCCCACTGGCTGCCTTCTCTCTGTTCCTGCTTCTGTTGCTGGGCCAAGCCCCTTCCAGCAGGCCACAGCCAGCAGGCACCAAGAAGCTGAGGCTGGTGGGGCCGGCAAACAGGCCAGGGGAAGGGCGCCTGGAGGTGCTGCACCAGGGCCAGTGGGGCACCGTGTGTGATGATGACTTCGCTCTCCAGGAGGCTACGGTGGCCTGCCGACAGCTGGGCTTTGAGTCAGCCTTGACCTGGGCACACAGTGCCAAGTATGGTCAAGGGGAGG GCCCCATCTGGCTGGACAATGTGCGTTGTTTGGGCACTGAGAGCTCGCTGGACCAGTGTGGCTCTAACGGCTGGGGTGTCAGTGACTGCAGACACTCAGAAGATGTTGGGGTGGTATGCCACCCACAGCGCCAGCGCGGATACCACTCTGAGAAGGTCTCCAATGCCCTGGGGCCCCAG GGCCGGCGGCTGGAAGAGGTGCGGCTCAAACCCATCCTCGCCAGTGCCAAAAGGCACAGCCCGGTGGCTGAGGGGGCCGTGGAGGTGCGGTACGAGGGCCACTGGAGGCAGGTGTGTGACCAGGGCTGGACCATGAACAACAGCCGGGTCGTGTGCGGGATGCTGGGCTTTCCCAGCCAGGTACCTGTCAACAGCCACTACTACAG AAAAGTCTGGAATCTGAAGATGAAGGATCCCAAGTCTAG gcTGAACAGCCTGACAAAAAAGAATTCCTTCTGGATTCACCGGGTTGAATGTCTGGGGACAGAGCCCCACTTGGCCAAGTGCCAGGTACAGGTGGCTCCAGGAAGGGGCAAGCTTCGGCCAGCCTGTCCAGGTGGCATGCATGCTGTGGTCAGCTGTGTTCCAGGGCCCCGCTTTCATCCCCAGAAGCCAAAGCCCAGGCACAAGGAATCCCGTGCAGAG CAGGAGCTGAAGGTGCGCCTGCGGTCTGGGGCTCAGGTTGGCGAGGGCCGTGTGGAAGTGCTCATGAACCGCCAGTGGGGCACAGTGTGTGACCACGGGTGGAACCTCATCGCAGCCAGCGTTGTGTGTCGTCAGCTTGGCTTTGGCTCTGCCCGGGAGGCCCTTTTTGGGGCCCAGCTGGGCCAAG GGCTGGGGCCCATCCACCTGAGTGAGGTGCGCTGCAGGGGCTACGAGAGGACCCTCGGAGACTGCCTTGCCCTGGAAGGGTCCCAGAATGGTTGTCAACATGTGAATGATGCTGCGGTGAGGTGCAACATCCCTGACATGGGCTTCCAGAACCAG GTGCGCTTGGCTGGGGGGCGCAACCCCGAAGAGGGAGTGGTGGAGGTGCTGGTGGAGATGAACGGGGTCCCACGCTGGGGGACTGTATGCAGTGACCACTGGGGGCTCACTGAAGCCATGGTAACCTGCCGACAGCTTGGTCTGGGATTTGCCAACTTTGCTATCAAG GACACCTGGTACTGGCAGGGGACACCAGAGGTCAAAGAAGTGGTGATGAGTGGGGTTCGCTGCTCAGGCACAGAGATGGCCCTTCAGCAGTGTCAGAGGCACGGGCCTGTGCACTGTTCCCACGGGTCAGGACGCTTCTCAGCGGGAGTCGCCTGCATGAACA ATGCTCCAGACCTTGTGATGAATGCCCAGCTGGTACAAGAGACGGCCTACTTGGAGGATCGTCCGCTCAGCATGCTGTACTGTGCCCATGAGGAAAACTGCCTCTCGAAGTCCGCTGACTACATGGACTGGCCCTATGGACACCGACGCTTGCTGCGCTTCTCCTCACAGATCTACAACCTTGGTCGGGCCGACTTCCGTCCCAAGGCCGGACGCCACAGCTGGATTTGGCACCAGTGCCACAG gCATTATCACAGCATTGAGGTCTTCACCCATTATGACCTGCTCACGCTCAATGGCTCCAAAGTGGCTGAGGGGCACAAGGCCAGCTTCTGTCTAGAGGATACAAACTGCCCCACAG GAGTTCAGCGGCAATATGCGTGTGCCAACTTTGGGGAACAGGGAGTGGCTGTAGGCTGCTGGGACACCTACCGGCATGACATCGATTGCCAGTGGGTGGATATCACAGATGTGGGTCCAGGGGATTATATCTTCCAG gtggttgtgaacccCACAAACGATGTGGCAGAGTCAGATTTCTCCAACAACATGATGCGCTGCCGCTGCAAGTATGACGGGCAGCGCGTATGGCTGCACAACTGCCATACAG GCGATTCCTACAGACCCAATGCAGAGCTCTCCTTGGAGCAGGAACAGCGACTCAGGAACAACCTGATCTGA
- the Loxl4 gene encoding lysyl oxidase homolog 4 isoform X2, with product MMQPPLAAFSLFLLLLLGQAPSSRPQPAGTKKLRLVGPANRPGEGRLEVLHQGQWGTVCDDDFALQEATVACRQLGFESALTWAHSAKYGQGEGPIWLDNVRCLGTESSLDQCGSNGWGVSDCRHSEDVGVVCHPQRQRGYHSEKVSNALGPQGRRLEEVRLKPILASAKRHSPVAEGAVEVRYEGHWRQVCDQGWTMNNSRVVCGMLGFPSQVPVNSHYYRKVWNLKMKDPKSRLNSLTKKNSFWIHRVECLGTEPHLAKCQVQVAPGRGKLRPACPGGMHAVVSCVPGPRFHPQKPKPRHKESRAEELKVRLRSGAQVGEGRVEVLMNRQWGTVCDHGWNLIAASVVCRQLGFGSAREALFGAQLGQGLGPIHLSEVRCRGYERTLGDCLALEGSQNGCQHVNDAAVRCNIPDMGFQNQVRLAGGRNPEEGVVEVLVEMNGVPRWGTVCSDHWGLTEAMVTCRQLGLGFANFAIKDTWYWQGTPEVKEVVMSGVRCSGTEMALQQCQRHGPVHCSHGSGRFSAGVACMNNAPDLVMNAQLVQETAYLEDRPLSMLYCAHEENCLSKSADYMDWPYGHRRLLRFSSQIYNLGRADFRPKAGRHSWIWHQCHRHYHSIEVFTHYDLLTLNGSKVAEGHKASFCLEDTNCPTGVQRQYACANFGEQGVAVGCWDTYRHDIDCQWVDITDVGPGDYIFQVVVNPTNDVAESDFSNNMMRCRCKYDGQRVWLHNCHTGDSYRPNAELSLEQEQRLRNNLI from the exons ATGATGCAGCCCCCACTGGCTGCCTTCTCTCTGTTCCTGCTTCTGTTGCTGGGCCAAGCCCCTTCCAGCAGGCCACAGCCAGCAGGCACCAAGAAGCTGAGGCTGGTGGGGCCGGCAAACAGGCCAGGGGAAGGGCGCCTGGAGGTGCTGCACCAGGGCCAGTGGGGCACCGTGTGTGATGATGACTTCGCTCTCCAGGAGGCTACGGTGGCCTGCCGACAGCTGGGCTTTGAGTCAGCCTTGACCTGGGCACACAGTGCCAAGTATGGTCAAGGGGAGG GCCCCATCTGGCTGGACAATGTGCGTTGTTTGGGCACTGAGAGCTCGCTGGACCAGTGTGGCTCTAACGGCTGGGGTGTCAGTGACTGCAGACACTCAGAAGATGTTGGGGTGGTATGCCACCCACAGCGCCAGCGCGGATACCACTCTGAGAAGGTCTCCAATGCCCTGGGGCCCCAG GGCCGGCGGCTGGAAGAGGTGCGGCTCAAACCCATCCTCGCCAGTGCCAAAAGGCACAGCCCGGTGGCTGAGGGGGCCGTGGAGGTGCGGTACGAGGGCCACTGGAGGCAGGTGTGTGACCAGGGCTGGACCATGAACAACAGCCGGGTCGTGTGCGGGATGCTGGGCTTTCCCAGCCAGGTACCTGTCAACAGCCACTACTACAG AAAAGTCTGGAATCTGAAGATGAAGGATCCCAAGTCTAG gcTGAACAGCCTGACAAAAAAGAATTCCTTCTGGATTCACCGGGTTGAATGTCTGGGGACAGAGCCCCACTTGGCCAAGTGCCAGGTACAGGTGGCTCCAGGAAGGGGCAAGCTTCGGCCAGCCTGTCCAGGTGGCATGCATGCTGTGGTCAGCTGTGTTCCAGGGCCCCGCTTTCATCCCCAGAAGCCAAAGCCCAGGCACAAGGAATCCCGTGCAGAG GAGCTGAAGGTGCGCCTGCGGTCTGGGGCTCAGGTTGGCGAGGGCCGTGTGGAAGTGCTCATGAACCGCCAGTGGGGCACAGTGTGTGACCACGGGTGGAACCTCATCGCAGCCAGCGTTGTGTGTCGTCAGCTTGGCTTTGGCTCTGCCCGGGAGGCCCTTTTTGGGGCCCAGCTGGGCCAAG GGCTGGGGCCCATCCACCTGAGTGAGGTGCGCTGCAGGGGCTACGAGAGGACCCTCGGAGACTGCCTTGCCCTGGAAGGGTCCCAGAATGGTTGTCAACATGTGAATGATGCTGCGGTGAGGTGCAACATCCCTGACATGGGCTTCCAGAACCAG GTGCGCTTGGCTGGGGGGCGCAACCCCGAAGAGGGAGTGGTGGAGGTGCTGGTGGAGATGAACGGGGTCCCACGCTGGGGGACTGTATGCAGTGACCACTGGGGGCTCACTGAAGCCATGGTAACCTGCCGACAGCTTGGTCTGGGATTTGCCAACTTTGCTATCAAG GACACCTGGTACTGGCAGGGGACACCAGAGGTCAAAGAAGTGGTGATGAGTGGGGTTCGCTGCTCAGGCACAGAGATGGCCCTTCAGCAGTGTCAGAGGCACGGGCCTGTGCACTGTTCCCACGGGTCAGGACGCTTCTCAGCGGGAGTCGCCTGCATGAACA ATGCTCCAGACCTTGTGATGAATGCCCAGCTGGTACAAGAGACGGCCTACTTGGAGGATCGTCCGCTCAGCATGCTGTACTGTGCCCATGAGGAAAACTGCCTCTCGAAGTCCGCTGACTACATGGACTGGCCCTATGGACACCGACGCTTGCTGCGCTTCTCCTCACAGATCTACAACCTTGGTCGGGCCGACTTCCGTCCCAAGGCCGGACGCCACAGCTGGATTTGGCACCAGTGCCACAG gCATTATCACAGCATTGAGGTCTTCACCCATTATGACCTGCTCACGCTCAATGGCTCCAAAGTGGCTGAGGGGCACAAGGCCAGCTTCTGTCTAGAGGATACAAACTGCCCCACAG GAGTTCAGCGGCAATATGCGTGTGCCAACTTTGGGGAACAGGGAGTGGCTGTAGGCTGCTGGGACACCTACCGGCATGACATCGATTGCCAGTGGGTGGATATCACAGATGTGGGTCCAGGGGATTATATCTTCCAG gtggttgtgaacccCACAAACGATGTGGCAGAGTCAGATTTCTCCAACAACATGATGCGCTGCCGCTGCAAGTATGACGGGCAGCGCGTATGGCTGCACAACTGCCATACAG GCGATTCCTACAGACCCAATGCAGAGCTCTCCTTGGAGCAGGAACAGCGACTCAGGAACAACCTGATCTGA